The Ranitomeya imitator isolate aRanImi1 chromosome 3, aRanImi1.pri, whole genome shotgun sequence genome has a window encoding:
- the LOC138670050 gene encoding uncharacterized protein, translating into MEGVLGRIANVVTDVIFETNRLDIIVREKEAAAKRSILQQRRRRRRLWIHPINELRMTRGVHSTLYIELRQNPDKCFNYVRMRREHFDLLLEQVGDVIQRQDTRMRFSIAPAEWLMVTLRFLATVESLTSLHYQFRLGISTISGIVKETCLAIREILHQEYIPQPTKDIWLTSAELFEKLCHFPNCLSAVDGKHIRIAKPAGSGSKYFNYKKYF; encoded by the exons atggaaggagtgcttgggaGGATTGCGAATGTGGTAActgatgtgatttttgagaccaatcggctggatataatagttcgggagaaggaggcagcagcaaAACGGAGCATTCTTCAACAGCGACGTCGCCGGCGACGACTATGGATACATCCTATAAATGaactgcggatgacccggggcgtcCATTCAACTCTCTACATAGAGTTGCGGCAGAACCCGGACAAATGTTTTAATTATGTCCGGATGAGGCGGGAGCACTTTGATTTGTTGCTGGAACAAgttggggatgtcatccaaaggcaggacacacgcaTGAGGTTTTCCATCGCACCGGCGGAGTggctgatggtgacactgcg CTTCCTGGCTACAGTAGAATCCCTAACTTCACTACATTACCAGTTCCGCCTTGGAATATCTACAATTTCCGGAATTGTGAAAGAGACTTGTCTGGCTATCCGGGAAATCTTGCACCAGGAGTACATTCCACAACCGACAAAGGACATCTGGCTGACAAGTGCAGAACTTTTTGAGAAACTCtgccatttcccaaattgcttgAGTGCTGTAGATGGCAAACACATCCgtattgcaaaaccggcaggatctggctcaaagtactttaactacaagaagtacttttaa